AAGGTTGGACTTGAAGTAGGTGATGATCCTGATCTTGTAAAGAAAATTGTAAACACTGTGAAAAATTCAACTGATGTTCCAGCAATTGCAAAAGTTGGATTGGGAACAACGCATTATTTGAAAACAGTTGGTACTGCAATAGAATCTGGAATTGACGCAATTACTGCAATTAATACAATTAGGGCTATGGCAATTGATGTGTCTACAAAGAGGCCGATTCTTAGCAACAAATTTGGTGGATTGTCTGGAACCCCCATCAAGCCTGTTGCTTTGAGATGCGTATATGAGATTTCTTCAAAGTATGATATCCCGATAATTGGATGTGGTGGGATTTCTACTTGGGAAGATGCCGTAGAGTTCTTCTTAGCAGGTGCTTCTTCTATTCAGCTTGGAAGTGCAATAGGTGATAACTGGATAAATGTGTTTGACGACATTAACAACGGGATAAAAAAATACATGAATGAACATGGATTTTCAAAAATTGAGGAGATGGTAGGTCTTGCAAAGAAATCATAACCATCCAAAAATTTGTACTATTGAAAAAGTTATTGATGAGACACCTACTGTTAGAACTTTAGTGTTCTCTGATGATGTTTTGTCAGATGTTTTTCCTGGACAATTTGCAATGGTTTGGATTCCTGGCGTTAATGAGTTACCAATGAGTGTGATGATTACAAATGAAACAGGAAAGGCTGCATTCACTGTAAGAAAACATGGTCCTGCATCAACAGGACTATTCAATGTCAAAGTAGGTCAACAAATTGGAATTAGAGGGCCATATGGAAATTCATTTGATTTGAAACAAGGAAATCTATTGCTTGTTGGCGGGGGAACTGGATTGGTACCGATGATGCGTCTTTTGACATTTGTACAACCTGATGATGATGTTACTGTCCTCATTGGCGCAAAATCCAAAGAAGAAGTATTCTTTGAGGATTTGGCAAACAAACTCTTGGAGAAAAATCCACATAGGGTTATCGTAACTACTGATGATGGAAGTTATGGAGAAAAGGGATTTGTTACTGATATTGTAGAAAAACTAGTTGCTGAA
Above is a window of Nitrosopumilus sp. K4 DNA encoding:
- a CDS encoding dihydroorotate dehydrogenase; this translates as MEPSLATSVGKIQLERPVMLASGILGISLDVFNRLYRSGAGAVVTKSLSKEPWEGYPNPTIFSVKGGGWINAVGLSNPGAEYFAKMIESNKDIPIIVSLVGSIPEDFEFMINQFKNCNVTAYELNLSCPHVAKVGLEVGDDPDLVKKIVNTVKNSTDVPAIAKVGLGTTHYLKTVGTAIESGIDAITAINTIRAMAIDVSTKRPILSNKFGGLSGTPIKPVALRCVYEISSKYDIPIIGCGGISTWEDAVEFFLAGASSIQLGSAIGDNWINVFDDINNGIKKYMNEHGFSKIEEMVGLAKKS
- a CDS encoding dihydroorotate dehydrogenase electron transfer subunit produces the protein MQRNHNHPKICTIEKVIDETPTVRTLVFSDDVLSDVFPGQFAMVWIPGVNELPMSVMITNETGKAAFTVRKHGPASTGLFNVKVGQQIGIRGPYGNSFDLKQGNLLLVGGGTGLVPMMRLLTFVQPDDDVTVLIGAKSKEEVFFEDLANKLLEKNPHRVIVTTDDGSYGEKGFVTDIVEKLVAENKYDGVYTCGPEIMMFKTVQLAHSKGLFVQASLERMMKCGVGICGSCCVGEDLVCRDGTVFDGDHLMSNKEFGRFHRNKAGILENY